CTATCGCAGGGTTTGCCCAACAACGCCCAACGGAAGTAACACAATTAGTTAGCAGGGAGTTTGCTGTCTGGAGTGTAAATCACCACACGGCTTGTACCTTGAATACCCAGGACATTCTCTATCGCGGTAGCGATGCACAGCTGCTACAGCTCTTGCTCTGCTACCAGGACAGTGTAAACCCACCCCCGACTATAGAACCCAGCCGAACTACGGCGACTAAAGTAGATCCTCACCGTTTATACGTGCTCCGGGAAGAAGATTTTGTAGCACTGGAAAAACCGGAAGCATTAGTAGAGTGGGTAAAAAAACTGATCGATAAACCCTTTGCAGATGAAGCCAGCGCTGCTCTTGCTATTAATGATTTATTAAAAGACCAGACAGAAGAATGGCGTAATCAAATACGCGAGCAGATTATTGCCAAGCTGACACCACAGAATACTTATCAATTAACGGATGGAATTCTTGAATCACTGTTTAAATCCGGCATTGGCGATGCATTATTTGTCGAATTGAAAGCCGTACCGCAAACGGTGTACACCACAGAAGAAAGTTTTAAAGCGGTTATCCGTGCGGCAATAGAAAAAGCCAGTGCCGCGGAAATATCAGCGACTACTACCAACCCTGCACCCTCCGGTGAAGGGCAAGCACCTGTTAATTCTACGGTTGATAATCCAGCAAACATTCAATCCAGTGCCAGCCAATCCAGTACCAGTCAATCAAACACAATTCAAACAAACACTAGCATTCAAAAAAATCAGGCTAATTTGCTACTGATTGTACTGGCCAGTAAGCAAAAAAGCCTATTGCTCACGGAGGAATCGGCACAGAGTATTATTAGTACCATTCCCCATTTCCCGCCCCGGTTAATTCAATTGTTAAGGGTATTAAAAGATATCGAATACCCGGAGGGTGAGTTGTTGCACTATGCCGTGCAAAATAAATTGATTAAGGGTTTATTAATTTGCAAAGTAGATAAACCCAATACCCTGGATATTAATATTGATCGTTTGAGCCCTACGGAAAAAGAGGAACTGCGAACAGAATTAGCCACTATTTTTCCATCCAGCGTAACAGAATCAACTGACTTACCTATTTGCAATGAGACGCACTATCAAAATATTCAACGCGAATACAACCAGTCGTTGCGCGGCGCTATTGAGCAAGTGTACAGCGAACCCATGCCGGAATATAACGCACTGGATATTCAATGGAGTGGCGATGCCTGCGGTTGTGTACCCAAGGAAATTGCTACAACGGCCTATGGTATTTATCCCTATTGGCACACCACAGAAACACCGCAAAAATTTGATTTCAGTACATTTTCCCGCGTTGCCTATTTTGGTTTAAGCGTAAATAACAACGGTCATCTGGTTCAAATTAATGCTAAAAATCAGGCGCAGACTCTAGCCCATAGCCATACAGAATCCAATAAAGCGTTTATATCCACCGCGCGCCGCTATGGCAGCAAAGTGGATTGGATTATCGAAAAGGATTGGAGTGAATACAGTAACGAAGCTATTGATTCCAGCACCGCACCGCTGGAAGCGGTTCTTAATAACCTGAAGTTAAATATAGTGACATTGTTGGCTACACCGCTAACAGACGTCGAATCTGTATTGAGGCCCTACCTCAGTTTGGGCATTGCCGCCCAACCAACCAATGGCGACGGAGTGACCTTGTATTTCAAAAACTTCCCTACCTCCGATGCTGCCAAAAAAATATTTGAATCCTTCTTTAATAATTTGAAACAAGAATTAAAAGTGCTGGCGGAAAAGCGTGATAGCTTTCACCAGAATAAAAATAGAATTTATGTCAACCTGCTTATAAAACAGGATGAATTTACTGCCGATGAAGGTGTTTTCACCAGCATTAATATTGACCAACTACTGAATACCCAACAATTAGTGGATAGAAACCTATCGCAAATTGAAATGCAGGATGAGGTGCAATCTGTGGTTGTTCTTATGCTGGAAGAACCTTATTACAGTGCACTGGATGAGATCTATGCCCTGACATCTGGCACCAGTCGCGCACTCATTATGCCGATGATGATTGCCAACTATGCCGACATGAATAAGCGCGAACAACGCGACGCCATGAGAAAAGGTATGGCAAGTGACGAGCGGTTTAAAAAATTGGCCTATATCCATGAGAGTTTTGGTGGCGGTGCCTTTTGGCCAATCACCACTTGGGATAAACCGGGTTACGAAGGCTTTAACGATTATGTCGCCACCCATTTTGCTCCCGGCTATTCGGAGTCGGGCTGGAATGAAAAGCTCTGCGCCTATCGCTGGCAATTAATCAGCATTATGAATATCTGGTTAATTGTGGCCATTATTTTTGTACTGATTGTTTTTTATATTTATCCACAAAAATGCAAAAGATTACCACCTTATATCGACTGGCTATCCAAACCCGCTACTGTGGTGATATTGCTACTGCCACCCATTGCGCTCTGGGATTATCTTTTACTTGTGGATAAACAATTTCCGTTTTTCAGTTTACCCAGCCTGCTGTGCCTATCCCTGATAGGGCTTGCTGTGTGGGCAGGCATTGATTCCATTAAGGAATTAAAAAAGGTCAAACCTAACCGTAATTTATTGCAATACCAAAAAGCCATTGCCAGCCCCACACGCACAACAGCAACACCTGGCAAAGGCGATGAAACAGACGACACGGATACAAGTGATACGAGTAAATAGTTATTGAAATCAATACCGGCATGAACTTTACTAAATCCAATCATCAACAAAGGATTAACGCGGGAGCAAATTATGTCTTACACCAGCAAGCAAGCCGCACGTGAATCACACGCCGCCGAACAACAAGGCGCAAAACCATCAGCACAACTGTTCAGCGACCAACGCACCTCGACCAGTGCGCAATTAAAGCAGCAGCACATGATGGGCGCTGTGCAACGCATGGGGGCAGAAGAAGAGGAGCCATTACAAGGTAAATTCGCAACACTGCAACGCGCAGAGGAAGAAGAATTACTTCAAGGAAAATTTAATTCAACCGCACCAGCGCAACTCGAACAGAAACCCAATAACACTGGCTTGCCGGACAAATTAAAATCCGGCATCGAAAATATGTCCGGCTATTCCATGGACGATGTAAAAGTCCATTACAACTCCGATAAACCTGCACAACTAAATGCGCATGCTTACGCACAAGGCACTGACATTCATGTTGCACCCGGCCAGGAACAACATTTGCCCCACGAAGCCTGGCATGTGGTGCAACAAAAACAAGGGCGCGTACAACCCACTATGCAAATGAAAGCTGGTGTGCCGGTAAATGATGATACAGGATTGGAACATGAAGCGGATGTGATGGGGGCAAGGGCATTAGGTATTGGGCAATCGAGTTATGGCGTAAATAGCACACAATTAAAAATTAAGACAACTGTGAGTGCCAAGCCTATTCAGTGTTATCTGACGCGTGCGGAGTCCGCTGCGGGAGATATTTTACATCGCGATAGGGCTGATATTTTTGAAGCGGCTACGTTAGACAAATATAGGGATGTTGCAAGAGCGTGGTATCCCAGTATGAATGATAAAGTTGCAGCTGTAACGGATGCTATTGAAGACGACCGCGATTTAGATTACATACGAATGTCAGGTGATACATTGACGGATTATGCTGGTGCCAACGCCATGGTGGGCGATGCTCGAGAACATATGTACGTTCATCGAGGCAATACTATTTATCGAGGTGATAGGACAAGAGAGAAACTTCCACACCCTGCATTGGTTGGTTATGACCCTGATGTTGATGGCGCAGGTACATTGCGCGCAACATTTAATAATAATACGTTGCGAATTAAAGTGACGAACTCTTCCGGGCATTTTCGACCACCTCAAGTAGATGAGGCAACCAGGAATAAAGTAGAACAAAAAGTGAGGAATGGAAAACCACCAGGGACTCGAGTTTTTGTAGATATTGTGGATGTCTAATTGCTGTACTGAAAATTAATCGAGGTCACATGATGAGTTATATCAGCAAAAAATCTGTTAGTGATTCCGGGGCACCAAAAAAAATTGCTGATATGACAGCCGCTCCAGCATTTTCAGATCAACGCGCATCTACTGCTGTACAATTAAAACAGCAAGGGATGATGCACTCAGCTCATTCGCCGAATTCAATCCAACGATTAAGCACGCAAGAAGGTGAACCACTGCAGAGAGAATTTGAAAGCGAGGCGCCCGTACAACAGCAAGAGGCCACCGCCAAAACCCCAAACAACACCGGCCTGCCCGACAATTTAAAATCTGGTATCGAAAATTTGTCCGGCTATTCAATGGATGATGTAAAAGTTCATTTCAATTCAGATAAACCCGCACAATTAAATGCTCATGCCTATGCGCAGGGAACTGACATTCATGTTGCACCCGGTCAGGAACAACATTTACCCCACGAAGCATGGCATGTGGTGCAACAAAAGCAAGGCCGCGTGCAGCCTACTCTGCAAATGAAAGCAGGTGTACCGGTGAATGACGATGCAGGTTTAGAACATGAGGCTGACGTGATGGGAGCCAAGGCGTTAAATCCACAACCTAATAGAGATTTAACTGTTTCTGGGAAACCAACAACGTCAGCATTTCAGCTTGAAACAAAAATTAAATATACGCCAGGCTATTACACTTATAATCAAAAGTCCCATGTCGTTGGATCAAAAATGGTTGCAGAACTTGATCCTAATGATGAAGTGAATGGTTCTGAACCGGGCAGCGGTGTACAAAAAACTCTTATGGAAGATTTAAAAAATGTTGGGACCTTTAAAAGTATGATTCGAGGCCATTTATTAAATGACAATGTCGGTGGACTCGGAGTGGCAATGAATCTATTTCCGATAACGTCACAAGCAAATTCACGACACAAAAATTATGTCGAGAGCTATGTTAAGCAAGCCATCAAGGATGAGGGTAAAGGTAAAAAACGAAAGTTAATATATAGCGTTGATGTAGATCCGGCACCTGAGTCTGTTGACTCAGTTACACCAACCGCGAGTTTTGTGTGTGATGTACGCTGGGATGATGGTACTAAAGTGGTTAGCAATGTGATTGCATCCAATCCTCAAGCAGGCACCACTGGCACTGGCGTTGTTAAGGATTCGAAAGCAGTGAGTAAAACATTTCGAACAAAAGACTTGCCTAAAGGTTGGGGAAAGATTGGGGCGGGTTATGTAAATGGAAATTCCGATCACGACAATACACGTAAACGTACGCAAGTAGAAGGAATAGATAAAATAAAGCTCACCGGGGATGAGTATGGACATTTTGGAAAAGGTGAACCGGAAATTGATGTTGTTGCAGAACAAGCAAGAACAATTATTGAAGACACATTTGATGATACTAGTGAAGACTACATGATGTATATGGCAGACATTGATCAGCACGAAGCTGACGATAATTTGCAGGGGCTAATGAAATACTTTGGAGCATGATCATGTAAAAAACTCTGTGTTAACTATAAAGGCTTCACCGATGGGTTTATTACCCTATCCCGCACAAACTCAAATGCCTCCGGGCCCACGCTGTATTCACCGCGATAGGGGTTATCCATTACTGCAATCAGATAGACCAATAGCCCCAACAAGGCCGCCATTAAAATGTTGAGCGTATTGTGCAAGCGGTAATTGTCGACGATAAATAACCAGCTCACCATAATATTTAAAAATGCACCAACGACTATAACGACATACATTGTCATAGGTAGGCCGCTGTCTATGCTTTGCAACCTTGCATTATTTAATTCCAATAATTTATTAAATTGACGCAATACTTCTGCATGGACAGTTTTTTCACACTCAGTTAACTAGCTATTCAACCTCCAGCGCTTGCTGAAAGATTTTTTTGCCGCGCAAATAACGTTTCAAACAACTTTCATCTGCCAATACTTCCAATAATGCGGTATTAAAATCGTAAACCCGCGTATCCAGGCCTTTGTGTTCGATTGCGGCTTCAAAGCCTTGGGAGTGGGCATCGGCGGCGAGGGCGACGGATTCAATCATGCCGGTGGCTATAGCCATATTGGCGGGATCGGCAAAAGATTGTTCGCAGGCTTGTGCATCGGTTGCGTGAAAATTGCGGCAGCGATAGGGACGTACAGGGTAGGCGCTGCATTGGTTGTCTTGCAGCAGCGGGCATTTCATATTGGTGGTGAGATGTTGTTCCGGTGTGATGCTGCGAATGATGGCGGCATTTTGCTCTGCATCGCGCTGCACTTGTTGAATTTTTTCCGCACTGAAATGCTTATGCAGGTAATCCTTGATGTTCAACATTTCGTGAGCACGCACTTCCACTTTGTAATAGCAGCAAAATGCACAACCTGCCTGACAGGCTGGTTTGGTGCTAGCTGTTTGAATAGTAGAGGCGATTAAACGATCGTAACGTGCAAACGAGTGAGTTAACGCCGCTTGAAATTGTTTGGCAGCAGGTAATTGCTGACTCGCTTTTTGAAATTCTGTTTGGGCCGTCTGTTGAAAAAAATCATTCATGGCTAGATTAGCTCTTTGATAGACATCACTGATCCGGAAAACTGTTAGCGCAATCATCCCGTGAAATTACAAAACAAGGAAAACCCGACGAACTGAATACGTATGCAACAGTCTGGTTAATTAATAACAAATGGCTTTAACTATTACCAGTGCTACGGCACTACCATTAGCCGCAGTTGCCTGCTGTCTGTGCGGCGCTCTAGTGAAATAACAATAACTCTGGATAGAGCTCAGGTCACAACCATTTTTTAGTCGTCATCACCACCGTGCAAACCACAGGGTGAGCAGTGACTTTCGCGGATGATTTCATCCATTCTCATGCAGTATTTTTTTCAGGCTTATTCGCTTGAGGGATTTGTACTGCCGTAAGAAACCGAATAACCATAACATTTAACACTGACTACAACTGCCATACCGCTGCGTTATTGCACCGTCCACGGCAGAGGAGAACCACTGTGAGAAATCATTTTTTAACCCGCTTGATCGGCAAAGCGTCATTAACCTTTACTCTCGCGCTGGCCAGTATTGCCAGTGTACAGCACGCTAGTGCGGACGCCATTTTACATGCGTTTGACTGGAACTATAGCGATGTTTCTGCCAAGGCCACCGAAATTAAAAACCTTGGCTACAAAGCGGTATTGGTCGCGCCACCGTTAAAATCCAATTCGGCTAATTCAGCCTGGTGGCAACGTTACCAGCCTCAGGATATTCGTGTGATTGACCATGCACGCGGCAACAAGCAGAGCTTCCAAACCATGGTGAACGCGCTGAATGCACAGGGCGTGGCAGTGTATGCCGATATCGTATTGAACCACATGGCAAATGAGCGCAATGGCGCTACGGATTTCCCCGGCTCTGCCGCGATTAGTACCTATAACTCCAACACTACTTACTGGAACAATCAAAAATTATTTGGCGATTTAACCCAGGGTTTATTTGGCGGTTACGATTTTAATCCCGCAAATTGTATTAGCGATTATAACGATGTATGGCAAGTACAAAACTGGCGCCTGTGCGGTGGCAGTGGCGATACAGGCTTGCCAGACATGAACCCCAACAGTTGGGTGGTAACGCAACAGCGCAATTATTTAACCGCGCTGAAAAATATGGGCGTAAAAGGCTTCCGCGTAGATGCCGCCAAACACATGACGGCCTATCACCTGAATCAAATTTTTACG
The nucleotide sequence above comes from Cellvibrio sp. PSBB023. Encoded proteins:
- a CDS encoding YkgJ family cysteine cluster protein, giving the protein MNDFFQQTAQTEFQKASQQLPAAKQFQAALTHSFARYDRLIASTIQTASTKPACQAGCAFCCYYKVEVRAHEMLNIKDYLHKHFSAEKIQQVQRDAEQNAAIIRSITPEQHLTTNMKCPLLQDNQCSAYPVRPYRCRNFHATDAQACEQSFADPANMAIATGMIESVALAADAHSQGFEAAIEHKGLDTRVYDFNTALLEVLADESCLKRYLRGKKIFQQALEVE
- a CDS encoding DUF4157 domain-containing protein yields the protein MMSYISKKSVSDSGAPKKIADMTAAPAFSDQRASTAVQLKQQGMMHSAHSPNSIQRLSTQEGEPLQREFESEAPVQQQEATAKTPNNTGLPDNLKSGIENLSGYSMDDVKVHFNSDKPAQLNAHAYAQGTDIHVAPGQEQHLPHEAWHVVQQKQGRVQPTLQMKAGVPVNDDAGLEHEADVMGAKALNPQPNRDLTVSGKPTTSAFQLETKIKYTPGYYTYNQKSHVVGSKMVAELDPNDEVNGSEPGSGVQKTLMEDLKNVGTFKSMIRGHLLNDNVGGLGVAMNLFPITSQANSRHKNYVESYVKQAIKDEGKGKKRKLIYSVDVDPAPESVDSVTPTASFVCDVRWDDGTKVVSNVIASNPQAGTTGTGVVKDSKAVSKTFRTKDLPKGWGKIGAGYVNGNSDHDNTRKRTQVEGIDKIKLTGDEYGHFGKGEPEIDVVAEQARTIIEDTFDDTSEDYMMYMADIDQHEADDNLQGLMKYFGA
- a CDS encoding DUF4157 domain-containing protein yields the protein MSYTSKQAARESHAAEQQGAKPSAQLFSDQRTSTSAQLKQQHMMGAVQRMGAEEEEPLQGKFATLQRAEEEELLQGKFNSTAPAQLEQKPNNTGLPDKLKSGIENMSGYSMDDVKVHYNSDKPAQLNAHAYAQGTDIHVAPGQEQHLPHEAWHVVQQKQGRVQPTMQMKAGVPVNDDTGLEHEADVMGARALGIGQSSYGVNSTQLKIKTTVSAKPIQCYLTRAESAAGDILHRDRADIFEAATLDKYRDVARAWYPSMNDKVAAVTDAIEDDRDLDYIRMSGDTLTDYAGANAMVGDAREHMYVHRGNTIYRGDRTREKLPHPALVGYDPDVDGAGTLRATFNNNTLRIKVTNSSGHFRPPQVDEATRNKVEQKVRNGKPPGTRVFVDIVDV
- a CDS encoding alpha-amylase family protein, which gives rise to MRNHFLTRLIGKASLTFTLALASIASVQHASADAILHAFDWNYSDVSAKATEIKNLGYKAVLVAPPLKSNSANSAWWQRYQPQDIRVIDHARGNKQSFQTMVNALNAQGVAVYADIVLNHMANERNGATDFPGSAAISTYNSNTTYWNNQKLFGDLTQGLFGGYDFNPANCISDYNDVWQVQNWRLCGGSGDTGLPDMNPNSWVVTQQRNYLTALKNMGVKGFRVDAAKHMTAYHLNQIFTSTIKTNMYVFGEIITGGGAGNLDNDRFLSPYLRDTDHKAYDFPLFHSIRNAFGFGGSMSSLVNPQAVGQAIDSFRAVTFTINHDIPLNSGFRSWIMDATDEKLAYAYIMGRDGGKPLIFSDSTGTDTNRWVNAYKAPHIAAMIRFHNTVQGQGMEVLAHNSCAILFRRGEEGVVGINKCTSQQNFSVNTNNRFKWYRNYRDVLTNNALVYINSSSYTFALPARTARMWLPE